A single region of the Azospirillum brasilense genome encodes:
- a CDS encoding DUF4347 domain-containing protein produces MPEASASPFANRSAAFDRISHSGTEIAFIDMALADWQDLQAGLPSAIEAILIGEGCDGVTVMAQALADRSGIRAIHVLSHGFEGGLQLGATRLDAASLPRRAAELTVIGACLADEGDILLYGCNVASGHGGAFLDALSDITGAGMAASRTLTGAADLGGDWDLDWTRGVVRTEALRIERYAGVLMAAPEAVDTVAYVGESTITVTFDGNLDSASQPALSTFDAISPGDPSWGTSAVLINGTKVNVTAAVVSGKTLTLTVGSTFAAGDYIEFRYVDPAGDNSSGVIQATNGLDVASTWLITIAMVPRPAVAPVLQSAAVDGTTLVLTYDVALDAVNGPAAGAFEVKVGGTTATVSGVAVDSVNKTVTLTLAQAVQHGQTVTVSYTDPTNGNDAAAIQNASGGADAASVTNQSVTNNTPDTTPPSITNVTIPNQPAQVGDTVTVTITVASDSDTYTLGNGSTVNGFALANLTKVSATTYTATFTVTADSLRTGNRAAGDDIPVNIVLVDAASNANTPYTTPISQTNDRIDTDAPPVLAVPATPPTLVDTAAADSFPLIDGQLSATDLEGGTLTYSLAGSQASPVQHGSVTLSNGVTYDTWSTGPGGTAYVNSQTGHYAYVFDAAFLNGVPAGPMQGTSTFTVSDGNRTVSQQLTLNFTGANDSPILSNDVRSLTTIDQGIADAANTGTTVTALLASAGTATDAEYDSPVPMVTVLPLGIAVTGVTNTNGTWQYKVGSGAWTDIPTTSSNGSALLLAGSDRVRFVPSGSGFTNTDTGGLTFKAWDRTSGTAGATADTTTADAFSTGSATATITVDAVPTLTATGGAKTFGVGVDSATSLFSGVAASTVEAGQSFRGAVFTVSGVVDATEVLTIGGTDVALTNGATATLSGLGAAGGNAGVSVSVVGGVATVTVTGLERDDAQMSALLGGVTYKNTSASATLGDRTVAVASLTDSGGATGAATISGVSAVVSVADVTPPAAPVVTSAALTNSATPTLAGTAEAGSTVTVTVGGATYTTTATGGNWSVDLATATPASGVLNLNANGTNAVSVTAKDASNNTSTAGTQTLTIDTTLPNAPSVTSAALTKNATPTIAGTAEAGSTVTVTVGGATYTTTATNGTWSLNLATETPTAGVLNLNANGTNPVSVTATDTAGNVSGPGTHTLTVDTTAPTATVRFEDDSIDAIEQSSAAFTISGGEAGTAFTWTITSAGGGQVTGSGVMSGPTAQVTGLDLSALGDGTLTLTLGLTDPAGNASVPVTATTQKLTATVEKPAPVAPPPVATVDGATVSGAVTTGSDGKRVTTVTIAASNEERVEDSNTANADLADVPVVREQVVDRQTGQVSTMTTLTVSVSTGVAVTTSGSAERQTAAEAQTGVAGLIAAIEARTDAGTASRGNLTGGGDSFLSVLSAQAQLLVRAIDFSAPGVAAGQAVQTKVTGNTLGGTGVASTAPTAVVLNTTALAGAVTIQLDNVEFAAVVGNATLVGGDGEQIVYGDDHEQYMYLGAGDDILHGGGGNDTIASAGGNDTLYGDEGDDVVMGGEGDDWLFGGEGNDLVGGGVGNDALFGGTGQDILFGEAGDDTLTGEEGDDTLSGGAGNDLLFGGSGHDFLIGDDGDDTLSGGDGNDVALGGAGRDLIGLGAGDDLASGGDGDDTLFGEAGNDTLFGGAGNDLLNGGAGNDVLFADGGADTLWGGAGADVFAFGRNSGGSVVMDFQAGIDRLALYDATMDLGAVIRSARVEGGSTTLDVGGGNRITILGQTGNVAAWFG; encoded by the coding sequence ATGCCCGAAGCGTCCGCCTCTCCGTTCGCCAACCGCTCCGCCGCCTTTGATCGCATTTCGCATTCCGGAACCGAAATCGCCTTCATCGACATGGCGCTTGCCGATTGGCAGGATCTCCAGGCAGGCCTGCCGTCCGCTATCGAGGCGATCCTGATCGGCGAAGGCTGCGACGGCGTGACGGTCATGGCACAGGCGCTGGCCGATCGCTCCGGCATCCGGGCCATCCATGTGCTGTCCCACGGTTTCGAGGGCGGGCTCCAACTCGGTGCGACCCGACTCGATGCTGCATCGCTTCCGAGACGGGCGGCGGAACTGACGGTCATCGGTGCCTGCCTTGCCGATGAAGGCGACATCCTGCTGTACGGCTGCAACGTGGCGAGCGGCCATGGCGGGGCATTCCTGGACGCGTTGTCCGACATCACCGGCGCCGGCATGGCGGCGTCGCGGACACTGACGGGTGCCGCGGATCTTGGCGGCGATTGGGATCTCGACTGGACGCGCGGCGTCGTGCGGACCGAGGCGCTGCGGATCGAACGCTACGCGGGCGTGCTGATGGCGGCCCCCGAAGCCGTGGACACCGTTGCCTATGTCGGCGAGTCCACCATCACCGTGACCTTCGACGGCAATCTCGACAGCGCCAGTCAGCCGGCCCTGTCCACCTTCGATGCGATTTCGCCCGGCGACCCGTCCTGGGGCACCAGCGCCGTCCTGATCAACGGAACGAAGGTCAACGTGACCGCCGCCGTGGTGTCCGGCAAGACCCTGACGCTGACCGTCGGCAGCACCTTTGCAGCCGGCGACTACATCGAATTCCGCTACGTCGATCCGGCGGGTGACAATTCCAGCGGAGTTATTCAGGCCACCAACGGCCTCGACGTCGCCTCCACATGGCTTATTACCATAGCCATGGTGCCGCGCCCCGCGGTGGCGCCGGTTCTGCAGAGCGCGGCGGTGGACGGAACGACGCTGGTCCTGACCTACGACGTCGCGCTGGACGCCGTGAATGGCCCGGCGGCGGGCGCCTTCGAGGTCAAGGTCGGCGGCACCACGGCCACCGTCTCCGGTGTCGCCGTGGACAGCGTCAACAAGACGGTCACTCTGACGCTGGCCCAGGCGGTCCAGCACGGACAGACGGTCACCGTCAGCTACACCGATCCCACCAACGGCAACGACGCGGCGGCGATCCAGAACGCGAGCGGCGGCGCGGACGCGGCCAGCGTCACCAACCAGTCGGTGACGAACAACACCCCGGACACGACGCCGCCCTCGATCACCAACGTCACCATCCCCAACCAGCCGGCGCAGGTCGGCGACACGGTGACGGTGACGATCACCGTGGCCTCGGACAGCGACACCTACACCCTGGGCAACGGCAGCACGGTCAACGGCTTCGCGCTCGCCAACCTGACCAAGGTCAGCGCCACCACCTACACCGCCACCTTCACCGTCACCGCCGACAGCCTGCGCACCGGCAACCGCGCCGCCGGCGACGACATCCCGGTCAACATCGTCCTGGTCGACGCCGCCAGCAACGCCAACACCCCCTACACCACCCCGATCAGCCAGACCAACGACCGCATCGACACCGACGCCCCGCCGGTCCTGGCCGTCCCCGCCACCCCGCCGACGCTGGTCGACACCGCCGCCGCCGACAGCTTCCCGCTGATCGACGGCCAGCTCTCCGCCACCGACCTCGAAGGCGGCACGCTGACCTACTCCCTCGCCGGATCCCAGGCCTCCCCGGTCCAGCACGGCAGCGTCACGCTCAGCAACGGCGTCACCTACGACACCTGGTCCACCGGCCCGGGCGGCACCGCCTACGTCAACAGCCAGACCGGCCACTACGCCTACGTCTTCGACGCCGCCTTCCTCAACGGCGTCCCCGCCGGGCCGATGCAGGGCACCAGCACCTTCACCGTCTCCGACGGCAACCGCACCGTCTCCCAGCAGCTCACCCTCAACTTCACCGGCGCCAACGACAGCCCCATCCTGTCCAACGACGTCCGCAGCCTGACCACCATCGACCAGGGCATCGCCGACGCCGCCAACACCGGCACCACCGTCACCGCCCTGCTCGCCTCCGCCGGCACCGCCACCGACGCCGAGTACGACAGCCCCGTGCCGATGGTCACCGTCCTCCCGCTGGGCATCGCCGTCACCGGGGTGACCAACACCAACGGCACCTGGCAGTACAAGGTCGGCAGCGGCGCCTGGACCGACATCCCCACCACCTCGTCCAACGGTTCGGCGCTGCTGCTCGCCGGGTCGGACCGCGTGCGCTTCGTGCCGAGCGGCTCGGGCTTCACCAACACCGACACCGGCGGCCTGACCTTCAAGGCGTGGGACCGCACCAGCGGCACGGCCGGCGCCACCGCCGACACCACCACCGCCGACGCCTTCAGCACGGGCAGCGCCACCGCGACGATCACCGTCGACGCCGTGCCGACCCTGACCGCGACCGGCGGAGCCAAGACCTTCGGCGTCGGGGTGGACAGCGCGACCAGCCTGTTCAGCGGCGTGGCGGCCTCCACGGTGGAGGCCGGGCAGAGCTTCCGCGGCGCGGTGTTCACGGTCAGCGGCGTGGTCGACGCCACCGAGGTCCTGACCATCGGCGGCACCGACGTCGCCCTGACCAACGGCGCCACCGCCACCCTGAGCGGGCTGGGCGCCGCGGGCGGCAACGCCGGCGTGAGCGTGTCGGTGGTCGGCGGCGTCGCCACGGTGACGGTCACCGGCCTGGAGCGCGACGACGCGCAGATGAGCGCGCTTCTGGGCGGCGTCACCTACAAGAACACCAGCGCGTCGGCGACGCTGGGCGACCGCACGGTGGCCGTCGCCAGCCTGACCGACAGCGGCGGCGCCACCGGAGCCGCGACCATCTCCGGGGTCAGCGCGGTGGTGAGCGTGGCCGACGTGACGCCGCCGGCGGCTCCGGTGGTCACCAGCGCGGCGCTGACCAACAGCGCCACGCCGACCCTGGCCGGCACGGCGGAGGCGGGCAGCACGGTGACCGTCACGGTGGGTGGGGCGACCTACACCACCACGGCGACGGGCGGAAACTGGTCGGTCGACCTCGCCACGGCGACGCCGGCCTCCGGCGTGCTGAACCTGAACGCCAACGGGACCAACGCGGTGTCCGTCACCGCCAAGGACGCGTCCAACAACACGTCCACCGCCGGCACGCAGACGCTGACGATCGACACCACGCTGCCCAACGCTCCGTCGGTGACCAGCGCGGCGCTGACCAAGAACGCCACCCCGACCATTGCCGGCACGGCCGAGGCCGGTAGCACGGTGACCGTCACCGTCGGTGGTGCCACCTACACCACGACGGCGACCAACGGGACGTGGAGCCTCAACCTCGCCACCGAGACGCCGACCGCTGGCGTGCTGAATCTCAACGCCAACGGCACCAACCCGGTGTCGGTGACGGCGACCGACACCGCAGGCAACGTCTCGGGTCCCGGTACGCACACGCTGACCGTCGACACCACGGCCCCCACCGCCACCGTGCGGTTCGAGGACGACAGCATCGACGCCATCGAGCAGTCCAGCGCCGCCTTCACCATCAGCGGCGGCGAGGCCGGGACCGCCTTCACCTGGACGATCACCTCGGCCGGCGGCGGCCAGGTCACCGGCAGCGGCGTGATGAGCGGACCGACCGCCCAGGTGACCGGGCTCGACCTCTCCGCCCTGGGCGACGGCACCCTCACCCTGACGCTGGGCCTGACCGACCCGGCGGGCAACGCCTCGGTCCCCGTCACCGCGACGACGCAGAAGCTCACCGCCACCGTGGAGAAGCCCGCCCCCGTCGCCCCGCCCCCGGTCGCCACCGTGGACGGCGCCACCGTCAGCGGCGCGGTCACCACCGGCAGCGACGGCAAGCGCGTCACCACCGTGACCATCGCGGCCAGCAACGAGGAGCGGGTGGAGGACAGCAACACCGCCAACGCCGACCTCGCCGACGTGCCGGTGGTGCGCGAGCAGGTGGTCGATCGGCAGACCGGCCAGGTCTCGACGATGACCACCCTGACGGTCAGCGTCTCCACCGGCGTGGCCGTGACCACCAGCGGCAGCGCCGAGCGGCAGACCGCCGCGGAGGCCCAGACCGGGGTGGCCGGGCTGATCGCCGCCATCGAGGCGCGCACCGACGCCGGCACGGCCTCGCGCGGCAACCTGACCGGCGGCGGCGACAGCTTCCTCTCGGTGCTGTCGGCCCAGGCCCAGCTTCTGGTGCGCGCCATCGACTTCAGCGCGCCGGGGGTGGCCGCCGGCCAGGCGGTGCAGACCAAGGTGACCGGCAACACGCTGGGCGGCACCGGGGTCGCCAGCACGGCGCCGACCGCGGTGGTGCTCAACACCACGGCGCTGGCCGGGGCGGTGACCATCCAGCTCGACAACGTCGAGTTCGCCGCGGTGGTCGGCAACGCCACGCTGGTCGGCGGCGACGGCGAGCAGATCGTCTACGGCGACGACCACGAGCAGTACATGTACCTGGGGGCCGGCGACGACATCCTGCACGGCGGCGGCGGCAACGACACGATCGCCAGCGCCGGCGGCAACGACACGCTGTACGGCGACGAGGGCGACGACGTGGTGATGGGCGGCGAGGGCGACGACTGGCTGTTCGGCGGCGAGGGCAACGACCTGGTCGGCGGCGGGGTCGGCAACGACGCGCTGTTCGGCGGGACGGGCCAGGACATCCTGTTCGGCGAGGCGGGGGACGACACGCTGACCGGCGAGGAGGGCGACGACACGCTGTCCGGCGGGGCGGGCAACGACCTGCTGTTCGGCGGGTCGGGCCACGACTTCCTGATCGGCGACGACGGCGACGACACGCTGAGCGGCGGCGACGGCAACGACGTGGCGCTGGGCGGGGCGGGGCGCGACCTGATCGGTCTCGGCGCGGGCGACGACCTGGCCAGCGGCGGCGACGGCGACGACACGCTGTTCGGCGAGGCGGGCAACGACACGCTGTTCGGCGGGGCGGGCAACGACCTGCTGAACGGCGGGGCCGGCAACGACGTGCTGTTCGCCGACGGCGGAGCGGACACGCTGTGGGGCGGCGCCGGTGCGGACGTCTTCGCCTTCGGACGCAACTCGGGCGGTTCGGTGGTGATGGACTTCCAGGCCGGGATCGACCGTCTGGCGCTCTACGACGCCACGATGGACCTCGGCGCCGTGATCCGCTCGGCCCGGGTGGAGGGCGGCAGCACCACCCTCGACGTCGGCGGCGGCAACCGCATCACCATCCTCGGCCAGACCGGCAACGTCGCCGCCTGGTTCGGCTGA